ACATCGGGTTGCTGTTGCCCCAGTTGGGCCAGGAGCCAGGTTAAAAAGCAGGCGTGTTCGAAGTCGCGTTCCTGGCCATGGAGGTTTTGCCCCAAGTGCCAGTCGGAAGTGTGAAACAGGCGCATAACAGAATCCGTTAAAAAGGTCTGGCAACCCGTTCGCTCAGGCGGTCACGGGTTGTCGGGGAATTATTTGGGGTAGAGGGGCGGCAGGCTGCTCGGTTCGCTGCCCGCGTCCTGCTCGCGCTCGGCGGCAGGAATGCTGCGAATGGCTTTCCACAGTTCCTCACCTTGCCAGTACTGGCCGGTTTCGCTGTAAAGCGCGCCGTTGAGTCCGTCCAGGGCGTCGGACAGCAATACAAAGCGCGCGGCCATGTCGGCCAGGGTTTCGGGTTGTTGCCGGGCCCAGGCATCGAGGGCCTGGCGCGTAGCCTGCGGGTCGTTGGCCAGGCAGGCGCGTTTAAGGTCGTCGAGCAAAGTGCGCGGGCTTGGACCGGTTTGCGCAGCACGCAAAATCGCCGGTTGCCAACGTGCGCGCCACCACAGGCCCAGGCTCGCCAGGGTGGTGAGGGCCAGGATCAGGGTGCTGAGCTGCCAGATCCACAGCGAGGACTCTTCGTTGAGTGCCGTCGGGGTGTTGCTGACGGGGGTGTCCACTGCCAGGTTCGGGTTGGTCGCTGCCAGCAGCGTGCGGGCGGGCAGGTAAGTGCGTTCCAGGTGGTCTTCATGGGTGTTCCACCACACCACTTCGACGGCGGGCAATTCGATCTGGCCGACCCGGGTCGGTACCAGCGCTTCACGTTCTTCGCGGCTGCCGATCAGGCCGTTTTCGGTGATCTGATTGCTCAGTTGCGGCAGGTCGGGGTAGCGCCGCAAACCGTTGACGTCAGTGGCGGGCAGTGGCGGCAGCTGGGCGCTGGACAGGCCTTCGGCCTTGAGGGTCAGGGTGCGGGTCAGTGACTCGCCGACCAGAGTATGGTCAGGCTCGGGGTTCCAGGTTTCGCTCATGCTCAGGCTGCGCGCAGGCAACCAGGGCGCATTGGGCGGGTATGCATCGGGCTTGGGCATGACGGTCAGCGGGACCTCGGACGAGGTCGCGTGCACCAGTTTTCCGGGTTTGGGCCCAAGCGGGGCAGGGGCTGTGGCTTGCTGGCTGTCGACCTGGGTGGCGCTGAAGGTTTGCGCCGGGATGATGAGCTCGCCACTGCGCTGCGGGTAGATGCCGTAGCGGCGTTCGATCACGCCGTGGCGCACGCCGTTGATCAGCTTTTCGTAGGTGCGGGACTCGCCCAGTTGCTCGACGATGGCGTCGTCGAGGTGCAAGGGGGTGAGGCTGCTGTCGTCGTAGAGCGCTACAGAATGGTAAATGCGCAGGGTCAGCAATGCCTGGGCCTGCACGTAGACGCTGGGCTGGTCGAGGGTGGCTTCGATAAACACCGGAGCCAGTTCGTTGTCGCTGGCCACGCTTTGAGTCACGTTGAGGTTGATCGGCTGGCTGTGATATTCGCCCACTTGCAGCGGCGGGATGATCACCGCGCCGGTCTGTTTGGGCTGCAGGGTGATGATCCAGCGGGTGGTGCCCTTGTTGTCATCGCTGATGCTGTTGAGCTGGTTGACCTGGCGCGTGCCGCGCACTTCAAACAGGCTGTCCAGGGGCGTCAGGTCGGGTTTGCCGAACAGCGTGACGTCGTCGGATTCAAGTGTCAGCTCGACGGTTTCGCCGGAGTTGAGTTGATCGCGGTCAACACTGGCGACCAGTCCCATGGCGTGGGCCGGCAAGGTCCAGCAACACAGCAGTAGAAGCAAAACGCAGAGGCGGTTCATTTAGGCGAGTCCTGATGTAGCTGCTGTTCGTACCAGAATTTGCGTCGCAACAATTCGCTGGGGTTGTCGGGGATCTGTCTGAGCCATTGTTCCAGTGCCTGGCGCTGTTCTTCGCTGGTCTGGTTGGCAGCCGGCGCTGGCGGGCGAGTGCTCGGTTCATCACCCGGCTCACCGTTGGCGTTCGGCGGTGCGTCGGGGCTGGTCAGCTCGTCCGGTGGCGCCTCGGCGGTGGGCGTGGTGGCCGAGCTGTTTTCCTGATTGTGTGCCGTGGTGCTTGAGGCTCCCTGTGCGCTGCTGCTGAGCGGCGTTGGCTGCTCGGTGGGCGGCGGGTCGGGTTCGGTTGTTTTTTCGGGTTCGGCCTGGGCCTTGTTTTGCTCCAGCAGTTGCTCGACCAGGGCCTTGTTGTGCGCGGCAGCCTGCAGGTCGGGTTGCAGTTCGATCGCCTGTTCATAGGCATCGATGGCCGCGTCCAGCTCACCGTTCATGGCCAGCGCATTGCCGCGATTATAGTGCGCGTCGGCGCTGTTGACCTCGGCAAAGCGTTGGGCTGCGCCGGCATAGTCACCGGCCTCATACAACGCCAGGCCCTTCCACATCGGGTCGCTGAAGCGCTCGACGGCCTGCAGCGGTTTTTTTTGCTCCAGCAGCCGCTGGCCCTGTTGGTCCGGGCGCAGCCACAGGTCGGTGAAGCTCATGGCATAGCTTGGCTGGGGCGCGAGCATGAACAGCAAGGGCAGGCAAAACAGCCAGCCGCGGCGACC
This genomic stretch from Pseudomonas deceptionensis harbors:
- a CDS encoding BatD family protein, which translates into the protein MNRLCVLLLLLCCWTLPAHAMGLVASVDRDQLNSGETVELTLESDDVTLFGKPDLTPLDSLFEVRGTRQVNQLNSISDDNKGTTRWIITLQPKQTGAVIIPPLQVGEYHSQPINLNVTQSVASDNELAPVFIEATLDQPSVYVQAQALLTLRIYHSVALYDDSSLTPLHLDDAIVEQLGESRTYEKLINGVRHGVIERRYGIYPQRSGELIIPAQTFSATQVDSQQATAPAPLGPKPGKLVHATSSEVPLTVMPKPDAYPPNAPWLPARSLSMSETWNPEPDHTLVGESLTRTLTLKAEGLSSAQLPPLPATDVNGLRRYPDLPQLSNQITENGLIGSREEREALVPTRVGQIELPAVEVVWWNTHEDHLERTYLPARTLLAATNPNLAVDTPVSNTPTALNEESSLWIWQLSTLILALTTLASLGLWWRARWQPAILRAAQTGPSPRTLLDDLKRACLANDPQATRQALDAWARQQPETLADMAARFVLLSDALDGLNGALYSETGQYWQGEELWKAIRSIPAAEREQDAGSEPSSLPPLYPK